A genomic segment from Nitrospira sp. encodes:
- a CDS encoding Pup ligase PafA, possible component of postulated heterodimer PafA-PafA' — protein MQQRIFGLENEYGLIFSPNGKIYLPMEKVLGYIFEGLIPNSWPSNAFLVNGARFYQDTGCHPEYSTPECDNILDLVVHDKAGERLLEACLPAAEERLREEGLSGEIYIFKNNTDSLGNTYGCHENYLMRRDVDFWKVTEQLIPFFVTRQIYSGAGKVLKVSGKPQYFISQRAQHIHEKTSSSTTSSRSIINTRDEPHADAEKYRRLHIIVGDSNMSEYATYLKVGTATLVLSMAEAGFSVTGMELEDPVKAIREISRDPTLNKKVKLDDGRQMTAIEIQRVYVKRAKEFLTAQGHDPILDDVLAKWVWVLDRLEEDPMQLVHEVDWVMKKHLIQSYIDKKDCGWDDPRVFLLDLQFHDVKRTRGLYYLMENRGMAVRVVEEEAVQRAMSVPPQTTRAKVRGDFIRFARAKNRSYTVDWTYLKLNGYWEETILCMDPFSAVNRRVEELLAQVSGVRFYR, from the coding sequence ATGCAACAACGAATTTTCGGCCTGGAAAACGAATATGGCCTGATCTTCTCCCCCAACGGGAAGATCTATCTCCCCATGGAGAAGGTCTTGGGCTATATCTTCGAAGGGCTGATTCCCAATAGCTGGCCGTCCAACGCGTTCCTGGTCAACGGGGCTCGATTCTACCAGGACACCGGCTGCCACCCCGAGTATTCCACGCCGGAATGCGACAACATCCTCGATCTGGTCGTGCACGACAAGGCCGGCGAGCGTTTGCTGGAGGCCTGTTTGCCGGCGGCCGAAGAGCGCCTGCGGGAAGAAGGCCTGTCCGGTGAAATCTATATTTTCAAGAACAACACCGACTCTCTCGGCAATACCTACGGCTGCCACGAGAACTACCTCATGCGCCGGGACGTCGATTTCTGGAAAGTCACCGAACAGCTCATTCCGTTTTTCGTGACGCGGCAAATCTACTCCGGCGCCGGCAAGGTGTTGAAGGTCTCAGGCAAACCGCAATACTTCATCTCGCAGCGCGCCCAACATATCCATGAAAAGACCTCGTCCTCGACGACTTCGTCGCGGAGCATCATCAACACCCGCGATGAGCCTCATGCGGACGCGGAGAAATACCGGCGGCTCCACATCATCGTGGGCGACTCGAACATGTCGGAATATGCCACCTATCTGAAGGTCGGGACCGCGACCCTGGTGCTCTCGATGGCCGAGGCGGGCTTTTCCGTCACCGGCATGGAACTCGAAGATCCCGTCAAAGCCATCCGCGAAATTTCCCGCGATCCCACGCTGAACAAGAAAGTGAAGCTGGACGACGGCCGGCAGATGACCGCCATCGAAATCCAGCGGGTCTACGTCAAGCGTGCGAAAGAATTTCTGACGGCGCAGGGTCATGATCCGATTCTGGACGACGTCCTGGCCAAATGGGTCTGGGTGCTGGATCGTCTCGAAGAGGACCCGATGCAATTGGTGCACGAGGTCGATTGGGTGATGAAGAAGCACCTCATCCAATCGTACATCGACAAGAAAGACTGCGGCTGGGACGATCCCAGAGTCTTCCTGCTGGATTTGCAATTTCATGACGTGAAACGCACCCGCGGACTGTATTATTTGATGGAGAATCGAGGAATGGCCGTTCGGGTGGTGGAAGAAGAAGCGGTGCAGCGCGCCATGTCGGTGCCGCCCCAGACCACCCGCGCCAAAGTCCGCGGCGACTTCATTCGGTTTGCGCGTGCCAAGAACCGCTCCTATACGGTAGATTGGACCTATCTGAAGTTGAACGGATACTGGGAAGAGACGATCCTCTGCATGGATCCGTTCAGCGCGGTGAACCGGCGGGTCGAAGAATTGTTGGCACAGGTCTCCGGCGTCCGATTTTATCGATGA
- a CDS encoding Peptidase M23B yields the protein MKRTAGPNRDKTMSSLDRLLVISIVLLASVFPVELFPNQTPTQRGGDGQFSGKQGQILVITVPDLKDATSVKGRFLGRTVTLFPNPSAGETGYIGLLGIDLQDEPGAHELTIDAQLGEQVRHFTYQVFVAKEKFAVEHLTLPKDKVDLDEKAAARWKAEQEQVRKALAEESAMRLWKAGFIEPVRGKRTGIFGSVRIMNGQARNPHNGEDIGAPLGTVVMASNDGIVRLTVDHIFSGRGIYLDHGLGLYSMYFHLSDVLVKEGDLIKAGQIIGKVGATGRATGPHLHWGMKANGARVNPYALLELPFPQNSVSATPVFAAPAFPAKENVAPTAVGSDTR from the coding sequence ATGAAACGGACGGCGGGGCCGAATCGAGACAAGACCATGTCGTCGCTGGATCGTCTCCTCGTCATCTCCATCGTGTTGCTGGCCAGCGTGTTTCCGGTCGAGCTGTTTCCAAACCAGACGCCGACGCAGCGAGGGGGCGACGGCCAGTTCAGCGGGAAGCAGGGGCAGATTCTCGTCATCACGGTACCGGATCTCAAGGATGCTACCAGTGTGAAGGGCCGATTTCTGGGGCGTACCGTCACGTTGTTTCCGAACCCTTCCGCCGGGGAAACCGGGTATATCGGGTTGCTGGGGATCGACCTGCAGGATGAGCCGGGCGCGCATGAGTTGACGATCGATGCGCAACTGGGCGAGCAGGTGCGGCACTTCACCTATCAGGTCTTCGTGGCGAAGGAGAAATTCGCCGTCGAACATCTCACATTGCCAAAAGACAAGGTCGATCTCGATGAGAAGGCCGCCGCGCGCTGGAAGGCCGAGCAGGAGCAAGTCCGCAAGGCCTTGGCCGAAGAATCCGCCATGCGGTTGTGGAAAGCGGGGTTCATCGAACCGGTCCGCGGAAAACGCACCGGCATCTTTGGCAGCGTCCGCATCATGAACGGCCAGGCCAGGAATCCCCACAACGGCGAAGACATCGGCGCGCCGCTCGGCACGGTCGTCATGGCCAGCAACGACGGGATCGTCCGCCTCACCGTGGACCATATCTTTTCCGGCAGAGGTATCTACCTCGATCACGGCCTGGGCCTCTACTCGATGTATTTCCACCTCTCCGACGTGCTGGTCAAGGAGGGCGACTTGATCAAGGCCGGCCAGATCATCGGCAAGGTCGGCGCCACCGGCCGCGCTACCGGCCCCCATCTCCACTGGGGAATGAAAGCGAACGGCGCTCGAGTCAATCCTTACGCGCTGCTGGAACTCCCCTTTCCCCAGAATTCCGTTTCAGCCACACCAGTCTTCGCCGCCCCGGCGTTTCCGGCCAAAGAAAATGTCGCTCCGACCGCTGTCGGGAGCGATACGCGCTGA
- a CDS encoding Multi-sensor signal transduction histidine kinase encodes MGTFHRTISPDKVAGHVFPGWAQLGVIGLLIALIFLLDCLTPHGIPVWILYLVPLVLTYRVPYDWVPSSTALACAALTVLCYLSTSSLAGVPDWIPLLNRSVSLGVFAIIAYLIVQQRRMTKDLINAATLEAEHQALRLRESLLLKSANEVRDLYEHAPCGYHSLDQQGLIIAINQTELDWLGYRRDELVGKTRITDLLTPASADLVRRRFPDFIHEGHIGDLELDMVRKDGSILPILLSATAVRDAEGRFVAGRSTILDITERRKADEALRVSHQALEAEVRQRTADLQLANHRLEEELIHSRRTGDALKSSEARFRELVECLPQLIWTSLPDGTCDYVSPQWVQYTGVQEGEHLGSGWLQQLHPDDRQSAIERWQLNVAAVQPFETDFRIRGRDGRYRWFHTRAAPLRDGDGRLVKWLGTHTDVHDRKHAEDVQARLGAIVESSSDAIISKSLDGLVLTWNKSAEDMFGYSGEDIVGRSILLIVPSDRRLEEAMLIEQIKRGTRFQQYETVRTRKDGSSLHVSLTVSPIMDLLGTVTAVSTIARDITERRRSESMLIKKNKDLETLLYVTSHDLKEPLRAIESFSLLLQERYADRLDDKGRDFLMRIVRATQRLDHLLTDILDLSRAQRMDPPVEDVEAELLVQEVLRRLESRIKDSHAQIVLRSPLPRLRVNRTWAIQGIYNLVANALKFSRSGEPPEIEILSYRKEDQEGKRILGLIVRDRGPGVAPEQRDRIFELFRRAVGREVEGTGAGLAIVRQVAERHGGRAWVEPREGGGSEFFLTFGLEQDGAAKVCS; translated from the coding sequence ATGGGCACATTCCATCGCACGATCTCCCCGGACAAGGTGGCGGGCCACGTGTTTCCGGGATGGGCCCAGCTCGGCGTGATCGGCCTGTTGATCGCGTTGATCTTTCTGCTCGATTGTTTGACTCCTCACGGGATTCCGGTCTGGATCCTGTACCTTGTCCCCTTGGTGCTCACCTATCGGGTTCCTTATGACTGGGTGCCCTCATCAACAGCTTTGGCCTGTGCAGCCCTGACCGTCCTCTGTTACCTCTCCACCTCCTCTCTGGCCGGAGTACCGGATTGGATTCCGCTGCTCAACCGTTCGGTCAGCCTCGGCGTCTTTGCAATCATCGCCTATTTGATCGTCCAACAGAGACGCATGACCAAAGATCTGATCAACGCGGCGACGTTAGAGGCCGAACACCAAGCCCTTCGGCTCAGGGAAAGCCTGTTGTTGAAAAGCGCGAATGAAGTGCGCGATCTCTATGAGCATGCCCCCTGCGGATACCATTCTCTTGATCAACAGGGCCTGATCATCGCCATCAACCAGACGGAACTGGACTGGCTGGGATACCGGCGCGACGAACTGGTCGGCAAGACTCGGATCACCGACCTCCTGACTCCCGCCAGCGCGGACCTTGTTCGCCGACGTTTTCCGGATTTCATTCACGAAGGCCACATCGGCGATCTGGAACTCGACATGGTACGAAAAGATGGATCGATCCTGCCCATCCTGCTCAGCGCCACGGCAGTGAGGGACGCCGAAGGCCGTTTCGTCGCCGGCCGCTCGACGATTCTCGACATTACCGAACGCCGAAAGGCCGACGAAGCTCTCCGTGTCAGCCACCAGGCGCTCGAAGCCGAAGTTCGGCAACGGACGGCCGACCTTCAATTGGCCAACCATCGATTGGAAGAAGAACTCATTCACAGCCGGCGAACGGGAGACGCCCTCAAATCGAGTGAAGCGCGATTCAGAGAACTGGTGGAATGTCTGCCGCAGCTGATCTGGACCAGTTTGCCCGACGGAACGTGCGACTATGTCAGCCCGCAGTGGGTTCAGTATACCGGCGTACAGGAAGGAGAACACCTAGGGAGCGGCTGGCTTCAACAACTCCACCCGGACGACCGGCAGTCCGCAATCGAACGGTGGCAACTGAACGTCGCCGCCGTCCAACCGTTCGAGACCGACTTTCGCATCCGGGGAAGAGACGGGCGGTATCGGTGGTTCCATACGAGGGCCGCTCCGCTGCGGGACGGAGACGGCCGCCTCGTCAAATGGTTGGGCACCCACACGGACGTCCACGACCGCAAACATGCCGAAGATGTGCAGGCTCGGCTGGGCGCCATTGTCGAATCCTCTTCGGACGCCATTATCAGTAAGTCCCTGGACGGACTCGTCCTCACGTGGAACAAGAGCGCCGAGGACATGTTCGGGTACTCCGGCGAGGATATCGTCGGCCGTTCCATTCTCCTCATCGTCCCGTCCGATCGTCGACTGGAGGAGGCGATGCTCATTGAGCAGATCAAGAGAGGAACAAGGTTTCAACAGTATGAAACCGTCCGTACACGCAAAGACGGCAGTTCGCTCCATGTCTCGTTGACGGTGTCCCCGATCATGGATCTCCTGGGCACCGTCACCGCCGTCTCGACGATCGCCCGCGACATCACCGAACGGCGGCGTTCCGAATCGATGTTGATCAAGAAGAACAAGGACCTGGAAACCCTGCTCTACGTCACGTCTCACGACTTGAAAGAGCCGCTTCGTGCGATCGAAAGCTTTTCACTGCTCCTTCAGGAGCGGTATGCGGATCGACTCGATGACAAGGGCCGAGACTTCCTCATGCGGATCGTCCGCGCAACTCAGCGGCTCGATCATCTGCTCACCGACATTCTCGACCTCTCCCGTGCGCAACGCATGGATCCACCGGTCGAGGATGTCGAGGCGGAACTGCTGGTTCAGGAGGTCCTGCGCAGGCTGGAGAGCCGCATCAAGGATTCGCATGCGCAGATCGTGCTTCGCTCGCCTTTGCCGCGACTACGCGTCAACAGGACCTGGGCCATCCAAGGGATCTACAACCTCGTCGCGAACGCCCTCAAATTCAGCCGCTCGGGAGAACCGCCCGAGATCGAGATCCTCTCCTATCGAAAGGAGGACCAGGAGGGCAAACGAATCCTGGGTTTGATCGTGCGGGATCGCGGCCCGGGGGTCGCGCCGGAGCAGCGCGATCGCATCTTCGAACTCTTTCGCCGGGCCGTAGGCCGTGAGGTCGAAGGCACCGGGGCGGGCCTCGCCATCGTCCGGCAGGTGGCGGAACGACACGGGGGCCGCGCCTGGGTCGAACCCAGGGAAGGCGGCGGGTCTGAGTTTTTCCTTACATTCGGCTTGGAACAAGATGGAGCTGCAAAGGTATGCTCATGA
- a CDS encoding dNTP triphosphohydrolase, broad substrate specificity, producing the protein MKLPPVNPPAPYDGSALIADPIHEYVSFTVPYATPDPSERTEKDLIDSPWVQRLRYIYQLQSARWVYPSAEHTRFVHSLGTMHVAGRFARHLYPFLKTIAPDVPSAAFVEEFLRVTALVHDIGHGPFCHFFDDNYLHGFGLSHERLGQIIIREHLGPLIRKVRRGPSGPFDRGEELNPDLIAHVILKEKGKDNSRLPRWLNILQPVISGSYTADNLDYVLRDAYMCGVAVGPVDLTRLIHYTIVTDKGFTIHKTGLPALQMFLNTRMYLYSNVYYHRTTRAIDIHLRDIFGDTMKLLFPDNPARHMDKYLTLTDWSLLEDVRGWKKAGRSNLRRLHQEWAHILGRDVKWKMAYSTVLKEKGVERGMDFPGHEQFQQQIRKALPTNLQTLPFRVDMAPLDPRPDPKDTRGIPLYVYDPGTKGVSIEPLEEFLDLLPTRLVQFRLYALDHEQDAALSRAAATVLNKTPSSMETNF; encoded by the coding sequence ATGAAGCTACCGCCCGTCAATCCTCCCGCACCCTATGACGGGTCGGCCCTCATCGCCGATCCCATTCATGAGTACGTGTCGTTCACCGTCCCCTATGCGACTCCTGATCCCTCGGAACGCACCGAAAAAGACCTGATCGACTCCCCCTGGGTCCAACGGCTGCGGTACATCTATCAGCTCCAGAGCGCCCGCTGGGTCTATCCGTCGGCGGAGCACACGCGCTTCGTGCACTCACTCGGTACCATGCACGTGGCGGGCCGGTTTGCGCGCCACCTCTATCCCTTTTTGAAGACGATCGCCCCGGATGTCCCTTCGGCGGCCTTCGTCGAGGAGTTCCTGCGGGTCACGGCCCTGGTACACGACATCGGCCACGGCCCCTTCTGCCATTTCTTCGACGACAACTATCTGCATGGCTTCGGGCTTTCCCATGAAAGGCTCGGTCAGATCATCATCCGAGAACACCTGGGCCCGCTGATCAGAAAGGTCCGGCGCGGGCCGTCCGGCCCGTTCGACCGGGGCGAAGAATTGAATCCGGACCTGATCGCCCACGTCATCTTGAAGGAAAAAGGCAAGGACAACTCCCGTCTTCCCCGCTGGCTCAACATCCTCCAGCCGGTGATCTCAGGCAGCTACACCGCCGACAACCTGGACTACGTGCTGCGCGATGCCTACATGTGCGGGGTCGCGGTCGGACCGGTCGACCTGACCCGGTTGATTCACTACACCATCGTCACCGACAAGGGCTTCACGATCCACAAGACAGGGCTCCCGGCCCTGCAGATGTTTCTGAACACGAGAATGTACCTCTACTCAAACGTCTACTATCACCGGACGACCAGGGCCATCGACATCCACCTGCGGGACATCTTCGGCGACACCATGAAACTGCTGTTCCCCGACAATCCGGCCCGGCACATGGATAAGTACCTGACCTTGACGGACTGGTCGCTGCTGGAAGACGTGCGGGGATGGAAGAAAGCAGGTCGAAGCAACCTGCGACGCCTGCATCAGGAGTGGGCGCACATCCTCGGAAGAGACGTGAAGTGGAAAATGGCCTACAGCACGGTACTCAAGGAAAAGGGCGTCGAGCGGGGAATGGATTTTCCCGGCCACGAACAATTCCAGCAACAAATCCGAAAGGCACTGCCCACGAACTTACAGACCCTGCCGTTCCGCGTGGACATGGCGCCGCTCGATCCGCGCCCGGACCCCAAAGACACCCGCGGGATTCCGCTCTATGTCTACGATCCCGGCACCAAGGGCGTCTCCATCGAGCCGCTCGAAGAATTTCTGGACCTCCTCCCGACCCGTCTGGTGCAATTCCGTCTCTACGCGCTCGACCACGAGCAGGATGCCGCCCTGTCCCGCGCCGCCGCGACGGTGCTGAACAAGACGCCGTCGAGCATGGAAACGAATTTCTGA
- a CDS encoding Thiamine-monophosphate kinase translates to MPPGRSRRAGAVSGEFTLIRLLQAQAAGPDRQVFRGIGDDAAVIKTSSSEWTLLTTDLLAEGVHFDPITSSFEDIGYRAAVANLSDIAAMGGTPRFMLVSLAIPPTCSTQQIQRLYRGMLQAARPYRVRLVGGDTSASRRDLFLSITLTGTVKPGLVLLRSGATIGDRLYVTGTLGDAHAGLSLLTTSRRTGRSGLRPAHARFLLARHHRPSARIQEGLWLAKHGLAGAAIDLSDGLSGDLRHLCDESRVGAEIIAASLPLSPACRAYAALHRLDARQIALQGGEDYELLFTVPLHQQHRFERLAADTDFRFTCIGSITSKRSGLRLRTDGDRTRALPVTSYEHFLRPS, encoded by the coding sequence ATGCCGCCGGGCCGATCCCGCCGGGCCGGCGCCGTCAGCGGAGAATTCACGCTGATCCGGCTGCTGCAGGCGCAGGCGGCCGGGCCGGACCGGCAGGTGTTCCGCGGGATCGGCGACGATGCCGCAGTCATCAAGACCTCGTCCTCGGAGTGGACGCTCCTCACCACGGACCTACTGGCCGAAGGGGTGCACTTCGATCCAATCACGTCCTCCTTCGAAGATATCGGTTATCGGGCCGCCGTCGCCAACCTGAGCGACATCGCCGCTATGGGCGGCACTCCGCGCTTCATGTTGGTCTCGCTGGCAATCCCCCCGACCTGTTCGACGCAACAGATTCAGCGGCTCTACCGCGGCATGCTGCAGGCGGCTCGTCCCTATCGTGTCCGGCTGGTCGGCGGAGACACGTCTGCCTCCCGACGGGACCTGTTCCTCAGCATCACGCTCACCGGAACCGTGAAGCCCGGTCTGGTTCTGTTGCGAAGCGGTGCCACAATCGGCGACCGACTCTATGTCACCGGGACACTCGGCGATGCCCATGCAGGCCTGAGCCTCTTGACGACAAGCCGCCGCACCGGCCGTTCGGGCCTGCGTCCGGCGCACGCCCGGTTCCTGCTGGCTCGACACCACCGCCCATCGGCCCGCATACAGGAAGGGTTATGGCTCGCCAAGCATGGACTGGCCGGTGCGGCGATCGATCTCTCCGACGGACTGAGTGGCGATCTCCGCCATCTCTGCGACGAGAGCCGCGTCGGAGCGGAAATCATCGCGGCCTCGCTTCCGCTCTCTCCGGCTTGCCGAGCCTATGCTGCGCTACACCGTCTCGACGCACGACAGATCGCCTTGCAAGGCGGCGAGGACTACGAATTGCTGTTCACGGTTCCCCTCCACCAGCAGCACCGGTTCGAGCGGCTGGCGGCCGACACCGATTTTCGCTTCACCTGCATCGGCTCGATCACTTCCAAACGGTCCGGCCTGCGCCTGCGGACGGATGGGGATCGGACCAGAGCCCTACCGGTCACCAGTTACGAACATTTTCTCAGGCCGTCCTGA
- a CDS encoding ATP-dependent protease La Type I gives MAEALEQDFSSNQNLEPPDQLPLLPVRDIVVFPYMVLPLFVGREMSIKAIEAALAGNRMLFLATQKSLDVENPQPNDIHPVGTVGIIMRMLKLPDERIKILVQGLAKGRIEEYIQNDPYYSVRIKKLVETKQPGSTLETEAVMRTVKEQIEKIVSLGKVLIPDVMVVIENLEDPGRLADMVASNLGLKVDITQAVLEIVDPIQRLRQVSEILAKEIDVLSMQQKIQAQAKGEMDKTQREYFLREQLKAIQKELGELDERAEEVAEFRKRIKDAKMPEKVLKETEKQLKRLEKMHPDTAESATVRTYLEWMVELPWNKKSKDNLDLKAAMKVLNEDHYDLEKVKERIIEYLAVRKLKEKMKGPILCFVGPPGVGKTSLGKSIARALGREFVRISLGGVRDEAEIRGHRRTYVGALPGRIIQGMKQAGTSNPVFMLDEVDKVGMDFRGDPSAALLEVLDPEQNNTFTDHYLGVPFDLTEVMFVTTANLMDPILPALRDRMEVIDIPGYTEEEKLGIAQKYLIPRQMTEHGITERHIRLGEATIRHVISHYTREAGVRNLEREVANLMRKVAKKVAEGKTQCHTVDQQNLHKFLGVPKFVPEAELEKDEVGVATGLAWTESGGDVLYIEATVMKGKGQLTLTGHLGDVMKESAQAALSYVRSREKTLGISPDIFAKHDIHIHVPAGAIPKDGPSAGITMATSIASALAQIPVRSDLAMTGEITLRGRVLPIGGLKEKILAAKRAKLSTVILPKRNKKDLEEIPKHLLKDIELLFVETVDDVIKAALKPIASRKPGTAPKKPSKHAARTSTSKRAAGSSRRSVHLPAASL, from the coding sequence ATGGCTGAAGCATTAGAACAAGACTTTTCAAGCAATCAGAACCTCGAACCGCCGGACCAGTTGCCTCTGCTGCCCGTCCGGGACATCGTGGTCTTCCCCTATATGGTGCTGCCGTTGTTCGTCGGCCGCGAGATGTCGATCAAGGCGATCGAAGCGGCGCTCGCGGGCAACCGGATGTTGTTTCTCGCGACACAGAAATCCCTGGACGTCGAAAATCCGCAGCCGAACGACATCCATCCGGTCGGGACCGTGGGCATCATCATGCGCATGCTCAAGCTGCCCGACGAGCGCATCAAAATTCTGGTGCAGGGGCTCGCCAAGGGACGGATCGAAGAATACATCCAGAACGATCCCTACTATTCGGTCCGTATCAAGAAATTGGTCGAGACGAAGCAGCCCGGCTCCACTTTGGAGACGGAAGCGGTCATGCGCACCGTCAAAGAGCAGATTGAAAAGATCGTCAGCCTCGGCAAGGTGCTGATCCCGGACGTGATGGTCGTGATCGAGAACTTGGAAGATCCGGGACGACTGGCCGACATGGTCGCCTCCAATCTAGGATTGAAGGTGGACATCACGCAAGCCGTCCTGGAGATCGTGGACCCGATCCAGCGGTTGCGGCAAGTCAGCGAGATCCTCGCGAAAGAAATCGATGTCCTCTCCATGCAACAGAAGATTCAGGCGCAGGCCAAGGGAGAGATGGACAAGACTCAACGCGAGTACTTCCTGCGCGAGCAATTGAAGGCGATTCAGAAAGAACTCGGCGAGTTGGACGAGCGGGCGGAAGAAGTGGCGGAATTCCGTAAACGGATCAAAGACGCCAAGATGCCCGAGAAGGTCCTGAAGGAAACCGAAAAGCAGCTCAAGCGCCTGGAGAAAATGCACCCGGACACGGCGGAATCCGCCACGGTCCGGACCTACCTGGAGTGGATGGTCGAACTGCCGTGGAATAAAAAATCGAAGGACAACCTCGACCTGAAAGCCGCGATGAAGGTCCTCAACGAGGACCACTACGACCTGGAAAAGGTGAAGGAGCGCATCATCGAGTACCTGGCCGTGCGCAAGCTGAAGGAAAAAATGAAGGGCCCCATCCTCTGTTTCGTGGGACCGCCCGGTGTCGGCAAGACCTCGCTGGGCAAATCCATCGCGCGTGCACTGGGGCGCGAGTTCGTCCGCATCAGCCTGGGCGGGGTGCGGGACGAAGCCGAAATCCGCGGCCATCGCCGGACCTACGTGGGCGCGCTGCCGGGACGGATCATCCAAGGCATGAAGCAGGCCGGCACGAGCAATCCCGTCTTCATGCTGGACGAAGTCGACAAGGTCGGTATGGATTTTCGCGGTGATCCCTCGGCGGCCCTCTTGGAAGTGTTGGATCCGGAACAGAACAACACCTTCACCGACCATTACCTCGGTGTGCCCTTCGATTTGACGGAAGTCATGTTCGTCACGACCGCGAACTTGATGGACCCGATTCTGCCGGCCCTGCGGGACCGCATGGAAGTCATCGACATCCCTGGCTACACGGAAGAAGAAAAACTCGGCATCGCGCAGAAATACCTGATTCCACGCCAGATGACCGAACACGGCATCACCGAACGACACATCCGTCTCGGAGAGGCGACGATCCGCCACGTCATCTCGCATTACACGCGCGAAGCCGGGGTTCGCAATCTCGAACGCGAGGTCGCCAACCTCATGCGGAAGGTGGCCAAGAAGGTAGCGGAAGGCAAGACGCAGTGCCACACCGTCGATCAACAGAACCTGCACAAGTTTTTGGGCGTGCCGAAATTCGTCCCGGAGGCGGAACTCGAAAAGGATGAAGTGGGCGTGGCGACCGGCTTGGCCTGGACGGAAAGCGGCGGCGATGTTCTGTACATCGAAGCGACCGTGATGAAGGGCAAGGGGCAGCTCACGTTGACCGGCCACCTCGGCGACGTCATGAAGGAATCGGCCCAGGCGGCGTTGAGTTATGTCCGGTCGCGTGAGAAAACCTTGGGGATCAGTCCCGATATCTTCGCAAAGCACGACATTCACATTCACGTGCCGGCGGGCGCCATCCCCAAAGACGGCCCCTCCGCCGGCATCACGATGGCAACGTCGATCGCCTCCGCGCTGGCGCAGATACCGGTGCGCAGCGATCTGGCGATGACGGGAGAAATCACGTTGCGGGGACGAGTCCTGCCCATCGGAGGCCTGAAGGAAAAGATTCTGGCCGCCAAACGGGCCAAACTCTCGACCGTCATCCTCCCGAAACGCAACAAGAAGGACCTGGAGGAAATCCCCAAGCACCTGCTCAAAGACATCGAGTTGCTCTTCGTCGAAACGGTGGACGACGTCATCAAGGCAGCCTTGAAACCCATCGCATCGCGCAAACCCGGCACGGCCCCCAAGAAGCCCTCGAAGCATGCGGCGCGGACGAGCACGTCGAAGCGGGCGGCCGGCTCGTCGCGGCGAAGCGTCCACCTTCCGGCGGCCTCTCTTTAA
- a CDS encoding UTP--glucose-1-phosphate uridylyltransferase, translating to MTRMDVRKAIIPAAGLGTRFLPATKASPKEMLPLVDKPLIQYVVEEAVASGIEDIIVITGRGKRAIEDHFDRSLELEENLKGSGKGQVLNQIRHISNLANFCYVRQSEALGLGHAVLCAQHLIGDEPFAVILGDEIIDAAVPGLAQLVHIYKQRKGAVLGVQEVPHHEVSRYGIISARRAGNGLHRVEDLVEKPAPADAPSNLAVIGRYVLPPEIFPILRKTPPGKNGEIQLTDALRQLVRHTPMFAHEIQGQRHDAGDKLGFLIATVELALKNPSLGPSFAEFLQQRLRPTTVDTRRRGNGRSGQGRRRATD from the coding sequence ATGACGCGCATGGATGTACGTAAGGCGATCATTCCCGCAGCAGGACTGGGCACGCGCTTCCTTCCCGCCACCAAAGCATCCCCGAAAGAGATGCTGCCGCTGGTCGACAAACCGCTGATTCAGTATGTCGTGGAGGAAGCCGTCGCGTCCGGCATCGAAGACATCATCGTCATCACCGGCCGGGGCAAGCGGGCGATCGAAGACCACTTCGACCGTTCGCTGGAACTGGAAGAAAATCTCAAGGGCAGCGGCAAGGGGCAGGTGCTGAATCAGATCCGGCACATTTCGAATCTGGCGAATTTCTGTTACGTCCGCCAATCCGAGGCGCTCGGATTGGGTCATGCCGTCCTCTGCGCCCAACATCTGATCGGCGACGAACCGTTCGCGGTGATCCTGGGCGACGAAATCATCGACGCAGCGGTGCCCGGCCTCGCGCAACTCGTTCATATCTACAAGCAGCGTAAGGGTGCCGTCCTGGGCGTACAGGAAGTTCCCCATCACGAGGTCAGTCGGTACGGCATCATCTCTGCCCGCCGCGCGGGGAACGGATTACACCGAGTCGAGGACCTGGTCGAAAAGCCGGCTCCCGCCGATGCGCCGTCGAACCTGGCGGTCATCGGGCGTTATGTCCTGCCGCCGGAAATTTTCCCGATCCTCCGTAAGACGCCCCCCGGCAAGAACGGCGAGATTCAGCTGACCGATGCCCTGCGGCAGCTCGTCCGGCACACCCCGATGTTCGCGCATGAAATCCAGGGGCAACGGCATGATGCCGGCGACAAGCTCGGATTTCTCATCGCCACCGTGGAGTTGGCGCTGAAAAACCCGTCCCTGGGACCTTCGTTCGCCGAGTTCCTGCAGCAACGACTCCGCCCGACAACCGTCGACACTCGTCGTCGCGGCAACGGCCGCTCCGGCCAAGGTCGAAGACGCGCCACCGACTAG